In Thermodesulforhabdus norvegica, a single window of DNA contains:
- the cas5 gene encoding CRISPR-associated protein Cas5, producing MAERLYGFIADAELPYFACFRKPASTSVILTYPVPPFTTIVGMIANALGIPRPGYFEGINWLQNILWLNLRPITKLPRPSRELAKILKLVGENREERRPTSFPSSPMYRYFLPRPYYRFFVASEDREAVDEIVKALGCPERPLYLGQSDDMVVLKVVWCGEVEQVESREAWGLVRGSYEANGQGTELLRLPIGFESERKLLLSPLLTLPSNFPFLLPQPESLWRFAEETVHLISAKEARENASGEKRAN from the coding sequence ATGGCGGAAAGGCTTTACGGCTTCATAGCCGATGCAGAATTACCCTATTTTGCCTGCTTCCGGAAGCCTGCCAGCACGAGCGTGATTCTGACTTATCCGGTCCCGCCGTTCACAACCATTGTGGGGATGATTGCCAACGCCCTGGGCATCCCCCGACCGGGGTACTTTGAAGGCATTAACTGGCTTCAGAACATCCTGTGGCTCAACCTTCGCCCCATAACGAAACTACCACGCCCCTCGCGGGAATTGGCGAAGATCCTGAAGTTGGTAGGGGAGAATCGTGAAGAACGCCGTCCAACTTCTTTTCCTTCTTCACCCATGTACAGGTATTTTCTTCCGCGACCCTATTACCGCTTTTTTGTGGCAAGCGAAGATCGCGAAGCAGTTGATGAAATAGTGAAAGCGCTCGGTTGTCCCGAGCGACCGCTCTATCTCGGTCAATCTGATGATATGGTTGTGCTTAAAGTTGTCTGGTGCGGCGAAGTTGAGCAGGTTGAGAGTCGGGAAGCATGGGGATTGGTTCGGGGTTCGTACGAAGCTAACGGCCAGGGGACGGAACTCTTGAGACTCCCCATTGGCTTTGAAAGCGAGCGCAAACTGCTGCTATCGCCTCTTCTCACATTACCGTCGAATTTCCCCTTCCTGTTACCGCAACCCGAGTCGCTCTGGCGTTTTGCTGA